From a single Actinomyces viscosus genomic region:
- a CDS encoding DUF5691 domain-containing protein — protein sequence MSDLSPLAQAAVLGTSTRPFSPSALPGAVASTLPPRQRGSQDADRTSDAQNGTDALLDAGAAYGAVHRAMIPQAPSARDTGWATSSRPLAPKALCSALEQILVSKPQQQLLATALELVTERGWRLPAPLLVRVLNEAAYKHENRDVVLGIIDERAAAVLRAHPVWGKRVEPLVDLLSHGPGNAPGGASGSTGDDSVWRLGTTTQRLTYFKQLRAQDPVAARALLVAGWDREKAEARQGIVEALATNLSEADLPLLEMALTDRSAGVRQAAAKVLLHLPESGLVQRAEALAASHMNVTKRFLRTTRVDCRPIEVTEEILRDEYDERNTGDPARADVGPASARRAAAGYPPGLLEEVVGRVPVDRWPALIGLSARRLLEAEVTFDGKPLDLREALFTADRRSSGALIEACTADAFKRGDVDTFTDMRRYWRKPYCAKHSRRMVSYLRSTLGSHRIEDIGYWASQEAAGLPVSCHAEVLPEALSMMEAVRDSGSTASVVTDTVEGLRLRLQLEALREPAPLIRVPSPAASIAYPLHCPPHRPPTSPAPEETP from the coding sequence GTGAGTGACCTGTCCCCGTTGGCCCAGGCTGCAGTCCTGGGCACCAGCACGCGCCCCTTCTCCCCCAGTGCGCTCCCCGGAGCCGTCGCAAGTACGCTCCCGCCCCGCCAGAGAGGTTCCCAGGACGCGGACAGGACCAGCGATGCACAGAACGGTACGGACGCACTCCTGGATGCGGGCGCCGCCTACGGCGCGGTGCACCGCGCCATGATCCCGCAGGCTCCCTCCGCCCGGGATACCGGCTGGGCGACGTCGTCGCGCCCCCTGGCGCCGAAGGCGCTGTGCTCCGCCCTGGAGCAGATCCTCGTCAGCAAGCCGCAGCAGCAGCTGCTGGCCACGGCGCTGGAGCTGGTCACCGAGCGCGGCTGGCGGCTGCCGGCCCCACTCCTGGTGCGCGTCCTCAACGAGGCCGCCTACAAGCACGAGAACCGCGACGTGGTTCTCGGCATCATCGACGAGCGCGCTGCGGCAGTGCTTCGTGCTCATCCGGTGTGGGGCAAGCGGGTCGAGCCCCTGGTGGACCTGCTCAGTCATGGCCCCGGTAACGCTCCCGGTGGTGCGTCGGGCAGTACCGGAGACGACTCCGTGTGGCGGCTGGGCACCACCACCCAGCGGCTCACCTACTTCAAGCAACTACGCGCCCAGGACCCGGTCGCCGCACGGGCTCTTCTGGTAGCGGGGTGGGACAGGGAGAAGGCCGAGGCCCGTCAGGGGATCGTCGAGGCGCTGGCCACCAACCTGAGTGAGGCGGATCTGCCCCTTCTGGAGATGGCCCTGACGGACCGTTCCGCTGGCGTGCGCCAGGCGGCGGCGAAGGTGCTCCTCCACCTGCCCGAATCCGGGCTGGTCCAGCGTGCCGAGGCCCTCGCCGCCTCCCACATGAACGTCACCAAGCGGTTCCTGCGCACCACTCGGGTGGATTGCCGGCCCATCGAGGTCACCGAGGAGATCCTGCGCGATGAGTACGACGAGAGGAACACCGGGGACCCGGCCCGGGCCGACGTCGGCCCTGCCTCCGCCAGAAGAGCGGCAGCCGGGTACCCGCCCGGGCTGCTGGAGGAGGTGGTCGGGCGCGTCCCGGTGGACCGCTGGCCGGCTCTCATCGGACTATCTGCCCGGAGGCTCCTCGAGGCCGAGGTGACCTTCGACGGCAAGCCGTTGGACCTGCGCGAGGCCCTGTTCACCGCGGACCGTCGCAGCAGCGGAGCCCTTATTGAGGCCTGTACGGCCGACGCCTTCAAGCGGGGCGATGTCGATACCTTCACCGACATGCGCCGCTACTGGCGCAAGCCCTACTGCGCAAAGCACTCCCGTCGAATGGTCTCCTACCTCCGGTCCACCCTCGGCTCACACCGGATCGAGGACATCGGCTACTGGGCCTCCCAGGAGGCCGCCGGTCTGCCAGTCTCCTGCCACGCCGAGGTCCTCCCCGAGGCACTGTCCATGATGGAGGCTGTCCGCGACTCCGGCTCGACGGCGTCCGTCGTGACCGACACCGTCGAGGGCCTGCGCCTGCGACTCCAGCTGGAGGCCCTGCGCGAGCCCGCCCCCCTGATCCGCGTACCGAGTCCTGCAGCATCCATCGCATATCCGCTGCACTGTCCACCCCACCGACCACCCACCTCACCAGCCCCGGAGGAGACCCCGTGA
- a CDS encoding O-acetyl-ADP-ribose deacetylase, translated as MRIEAVVGDITAEKVDAIVNAANSTLLGGGGVDGAIHRAAGPSLLDACQKLRDTELPDGLPVGRAGATPGFDLPAAWVIHTVGPNRHAGEEDPALLRACFDSSLGLAIDLGCASIALPAVSAGVYGWPIAQVAEIAVARARAVEQRSLTEPDAVGRLELIRFVLSSRANHEAFARELERTAL; from the coding sequence ATGCGCATTGAGGCCGTCGTCGGAGACATCACCGCCGAGAAGGTCGACGCCATCGTCAACGCCGCCAACAGCACCCTCCTGGGCGGCGGGGGAGTCGACGGCGCCATCCACCGCGCCGCCGGCCCCAGCCTGCTCGATGCCTGCCAGAAGCTGCGCGACACCGAGCTGCCCGATGGACTGCCGGTCGGCCGCGCCGGGGCCACACCCGGATTCGACCTGCCCGCCGCCTGGGTCATCCACACCGTCGGCCCCAACCGTCATGCAGGTGAGGAAGACCCCGCCCTGCTGCGGGCCTGCTTCGACAGCTCCCTGGGCCTGGCCATCGACCTGGGCTGCGCCAGCATCGCCCTGCCGGCCGTCTCCGCCGGCGTCTACGGCTGGCCCATCGCGCAGGTTGCCGAGATCGCCGTCGCCCGAGCCCGCGCCGTCGAGCAGCGCTCCCTCACCGAGCCCGACGCCGTCGGCCGCCTCGAGCTCATCCGCTTCGTCCTGTCCTCGCGGGCCAACCACGAGGCCTTCGCGCGCGAGCTCGAGCGCACCGCGCTCTGA
- a CDS encoding ATP-binding protein, with product MPGTAKSWVSEHLAAAISGTSTLLVQGTAGTSEEAVRYGWNYARLLAEGPSQAALVPSPIMTAMGTGRIARVEELTRMPSDVQDALITVLSEKTLPVPELGTEVQAHGGFNLIATANDRDRGVNDLSAALRRRFNTVVLPLPASAEEEVSIVARRVEDLGSALQLPPAEGALEEIRRVVTVFRELRQGATEDGRTSLKSPSGTLSTAEAISVVTNGLAMSAQFGDGVLRPSDVAAGILGAVVSDPVADQVVWSEYLEAVVRERRDWADFYRACHEVGQ from the coding sequence GTGCCCGGCACGGCGAAGTCCTGGGTGAGCGAGCACCTGGCCGCCGCGATCAGTGGCACCTCCACCCTCCTGGTGCAGGGCACGGCGGGAACCTCGGAGGAGGCGGTGCGCTACGGATGGAACTACGCCCGCCTCCTGGCCGAGGGCCCCTCGCAGGCGGCACTCGTCCCCTCCCCCATCATGACGGCCATGGGGACGGGCAGGATCGCCCGGGTCGAGGAACTCACCCGCATGCCCTCAGACGTTCAGGACGCCCTCATCACCGTGCTCAGTGAGAAGACCCTGCCGGTGCCGGAGCTGGGCACCGAGGTGCAGGCGCACGGGGGCTTCAACCTCATCGCCACCGCCAACGACCGCGACCGCGGCGTCAACGACCTCTCTGCGGCGCTGCGGCGTCGTTTCAACACGGTGGTCCTTCCGCTGCCGGCCTCGGCCGAGGAGGAGGTGAGCATCGTGGCCCGCCGCGTGGAGGACCTCGGTTCGGCGCTCCAGCTGCCGCCCGCCGAGGGCGCCCTGGAGGAGATTCGTCGCGTGGTCACCGTCTTCCGCGAGCTGCGTCAGGGCGCGACCGAGGACGGGCGCACGAGTCTGAAGTCGCCGTCGGGCACCTTGTCCACGGCAGAGGCGATCTCGGTGGTCACCAACGGTCTGGCCATGAGCGCCCAATTCGGCGACGGCGTCCTGCGGCCCTCGGACGTGGCCGCCGGCATCCTCGGGGCGGTGGTGAGCGACCCGGTGGCCGACCAGGTTGTGTGGTCGGAGTATCTGGAGGCCGTGGTCCGCGAGCGCCGCGACTGGGCCGACTTCTACCGCGCCTGCCACGAGGTGGGGCAGTGA
- a CDS encoding VWA domain-containing protein — MSARDHSDQTDQTVQANRTDDVEPTTIEQRWRLALGVDPSGYPTSLSDGHKAMDTALADLYDVDPQDKGRGSLSGSAPHVARWLGDIRRYFPSRVVRVMQNDAIDRLGIKALLLEPEVLQGVEPDVHLAATLATLSEMIPQEAKATARTVVDKVVKEVEERIADRLQQSVRGALDRSTRTSRPLLADIDWNRTIAANLKNYVPELGTVVPERLIGHGRRHRGIQKEFTICMDQSGSMSSSVVYASIMAAVMASIRSLRTTLVAYDTTVTDLTPLLSDPVDVIFGTQLGGGTSTSPAIEYCRQTITRPTDSVFILISDLYDSDPKQMLAKVGELLRSGVQVVALLALSDDGVPGYNHDVAKQLAEMGVPAFGCTPDAFPDLLAAAIHGEDLGRWADEQAAAEAKGT, encoded by the coding sequence ATGAGTGCGCGCGACCACTCCGACCAGACGGATCAGACGGTTCAGGCCAACCGGACCGACGACGTCGAGCCCACCACCATCGAGCAGCGCTGGCGCCTGGCCCTGGGTGTGGACCCGAGCGGCTACCCCACCTCCCTGTCTGACGGACACAAGGCGATGGACACGGCGCTGGCGGACCTGTACGACGTCGACCCGCAGGACAAGGGACGCGGGAGCCTGAGTGGTTCCGCGCCTCACGTGGCGCGCTGGCTGGGGGACATCCGCAGGTACTTCCCCTCCCGGGTGGTGCGGGTCATGCAGAACGATGCCATCGACCGCTTGGGGATCAAGGCGCTCCTGCTGGAACCGGAGGTCCTTCAGGGCGTGGAGCCCGACGTGCACCTGGCGGCAACGCTGGCGACCCTGTCGGAGATGATTCCGCAGGAGGCCAAGGCGACGGCCCGCACGGTCGTCGACAAGGTCGTCAAGGAGGTGGAGGAGCGGATCGCCGATCGCCTCCAGCAGTCGGTGCGCGGCGCGCTGGACCGCTCCACGAGGACGTCTCGGCCCCTGCTGGCCGATATCGACTGGAACCGGACCATCGCCGCGAACCTCAAGAACTATGTGCCCGAGCTGGGCACGGTCGTCCCGGAGAGGCTCATCGGGCATGGCCGGCGCCATCGGGGCATCCAGAAGGAGTTCACCATCTGCATGGACCAGTCCGGGTCCATGTCCTCCTCGGTCGTCTACGCCTCCATCATGGCGGCGGTCATGGCCTCGATCCGTTCGCTTCGCACGACGCTCGTCGCCTACGACACCACCGTGACGGATCTGACGCCGCTGCTGTCAGACCCGGTCGATGTCATTTTCGGGACCCAGCTCGGCGGCGGCACGAGCACCTCGCCGGCCATCGAGTACTGCCGGCAGACGATCACGCGGCCCACGGACTCGGTGTTCATCCTCATCAGCGACCTGTACGACTCCGACCCGAAGCAGATGCTGGCCAAGGTGGGGGAGCTACTGAGGAGCGGCGTGCAGGTCGTCGCGCTGCTCGCCCTGAGCGACGACGGCGTCCCCGGCTACAACCATGATGTCGCCAAGCAGCTGGCCGAGATGGGCGTGCCGGCCTTCGGATGCACGCCGGACGCCTTCCCCGACCTGCTGGCGGCCGCGATCCACGGTGAGGACCTGGGCAGGTGGGCCGATGAGCAGGCGGCTGCGGAGGCGAAGGGGACCTGA
- a CDS encoding diacylglycerol kinase family protein encodes MRLKYVEAVLCVCFTLTFIVWTRLTVPGPLTQSADPHPPSGPLGLDTLLPTPDTQPRSAAGQLAEAFATFTHPLIVLAVIAAWVVYAYTARMRRLSVSLAIAAAGIPTQFLIALHLAYPAPGAAFADSIAAFTHAYPNAHVTAMTLASWVLVTLARAHHRSAMVATGTVLGYAAVAVTAVGQWYMGLATLSDLVGGFLLGAAFANLALWVGGIDAILTSWVNSRLSRASSEKRAAVIYNPTKFDDLSLLRRRVTAEVHAAGWRPTVWLETTPDDPGRSMAHRALEDGVDLVMVAGGDGTVRAVSSELAGTEMPMALIPSGTGNLLARNLSIPLDTDAAIRLALRGRLQTIDMVTCTFDDGEERFVVMAGMGLDAQIMESTDSGLKRVIRSGAYAVAAVQNAVPDPFTATITLDDEPPVRRQMVMALMGNVGTITAGMTLFPRATPTDGMVDLLLASPGKVVDWARLGAQILTGQEMEGFTLTRARKVLIETDRPVPFELDGDTAGSTRTLRAEVDQGALHVVVPR; translated from the coding sequence CTGCGCCTGAAGTACGTCGAGGCCGTCCTGTGCGTCTGCTTCACCCTGACCTTCATCGTCTGGACCCGTCTAACCGTCCCCGGCCCTCTCACCCAGAGCGCCGACCCGCACCCCCCGAGCGGCCCGCTCGGCCTCGACACGCTCCTGCCCACCCCGGACACCCAGCCCCGCTCGGCCGCCGGCCAGCTCGCCGAGGCCTTCGCAACCTTCACCCACCCCCTCATCGTCCTGGCCGTCATCGCGGCCTGGGTGGTCTACGCCTACACCGCGCGCATGCGCCGTCTGAGCGTCTCACTGGCCATCGCCGCCGCCGGCATCCCCACCCAGTTCCTCATCGCCCTGCACCTGGCCTACCCCGCCCCCGGCGCCGCCTTCGCCGACTCGATCGCCGCCTTCACCCACGCCTACCCCAACGCGCACGTCACCGCCATGACCCTGGCCTCCTGGGTCCTGGTGACCCTCGCGCGCGCCCACCACCGCAGCGCCATGGTCGCCACCGGCACCGTCCTGGGCTACGCCGCCGTCGCCGTGACCGCCGTCGGCCAGTGGTACATGGGACTGGCCACGCTCAGCGACCTCGTCGGCGGCTTCCTCCTGGGCGCCGCCTTCGCGAACCTGGCCCTGTGGGTCGGCGGCATCGACGCGATCCTCACCAGCTGGGTCAACAGCCGCCTGTCGCGCGCCAGCAGCGAGAAGCGCGCCGCCGTCATCTACAACCCCACCAAGTTCGACGACCTCTCGCTCCTGCGCCGCCGGGTCACCGCCGAGGTGCACGCCGCCGGCTGGCGCCCCACCGTCTGGCTGGAGACCACCCCCGACGACCCCGGCCGCTCCATGGCCCACCGCGCCCTGGAGGACGGCGTCGACCTGGTCATGGTGGCCGGTGGCGACGGCACCGTGCGCGCCGTCTCCTCCGAGCTGGCCGGCACCGAGATGCCCATGGCCCTCATCCCCTCCGGCACCGGCAACCTGCTGGCCCGCAACCTGTCCATCCCCCTGGACACCGACGCCGCCATCCGCCTGGCGCTGCGCGGCCGCCTGCAGACCATCGACATGGTCACCTGCACCTTCGACGACGGCGAGGAGCGCTTCGTCGTCATGGCCGGCATGGGCCTGGACGCCCAGATCATGGAGTCCACCGACTCGGGTCTGAAGAGGGTCATCCGCTCGGGCGCCTACGCGGTGGCCGCCGTCCAGAACGCGGTCCCCGACCCCTTCACCGCCACCATCACGCTCGACGACGAGCCTCCCGTGCGCCGCCAGATGGTCATGGCGCTCATGGGCAACGTCGGCACCATCACCGCCGGCATGACGCTCTTCCCCCGGGCCACCCCCACCGACGGCATGGTCGACCTGCTCCTGGCCAGCCCCGGCAAGGTCGTGGACTGGGCCCGCCTGGGCGCACAGATCCTCACCGGCCAGGAGATGGAGGGATTCACCCTCACCCGGGCGAGGAAGGTCCTCATCGAGACCGACCGCCCCGTCCCCTTCGAGCTCGACGGCGACACGGCCGGGTCCACCCGCACCCTGCGGGCCGAGGTCGACCAGGGCGCCCTGCACGTCGTCGTCCCCCGGTAG
- a CDS encoding DUF5682 family protein, translating into MTVSAEVTEEAGTAVDPADTTEAGAGATAARDDAQDSRPPVRVLGIRHHGPGSARALLAALEDYRPDCVLIEGPSDANDLIEWAGRGLEPPVALLAWDNTDPSTASFWPMAVFSPEWQALSWAAKHGAEARFMDLPAAAVLAARKAERERARTEGDAETAEQHVEEKVDNADGPSDWDTTEGSGEGDTGDVTVEDAGRPVRTDPIGELARLVGYEDPEAWWEDVVELRMEGDPFNALTEAIGLLREASPETDESTLRREAHMRKVLRAARKAGHERIAVVCGAWHAPALAGKPPKVAQDNALLKGMAKARTSLTWVPWTHRRLAGGSGYRAGVDSPGWYHLLFTAQDRPVVRWLTQVAASLRRQDLPVSSAHIIEAARLAQSLAALRGRPMAGLDELNESVLSVMCEGSAVRAAAATREVHIGEALGTVPDGVPMVPLDADLRSTARSLRMALAATPKTLTLDLRKPRDLAKSQLLRRLAILGITWGKRLRAVSKGTFKEVWELEWDPEMSVQVVEAAAFGTTVASAAGHALLAATDSLPQVTRSVEKALEAGLSDVVPELLRILDEQAAREMDIVQLLGSVPALARSQRYGDVRGTDSSSLAAVTRAVLVRGCAGLPAAAANVDAQAARTLRTTIDEVQGVIGLLDERAAALWNGALRSALATRSLPGLLAGRITRMLLDAGELAREDAALRLSRALSQGTQPEEQAEWIEGFLAGDILLLSYDNSLLEVLDEWLRRIGDQAFVDVLPALRRAFGQWSSPHKTDLARQVRDLASSVAGGGEPEALNDVDAVLDTVSMILGGTR; encoded by the coding sequence GTGACCGTCAGCGCCGAGGTCACCGAGGAGGCCGGCACAGCGGTCGACCCTGCGGACACCACCGAGGCGGGTGCCGGGGCTACTGCCGCCAGGGACGACGCTCAGGATTCCCGCCCGCCCGTGCGGGTCCTGGGGATCCGTCACCACGGTCCGGGCTCGGCACGGGCGCTTCTCGCCGCGCTGGAGGACTACCGGCCGGACTGTGTCCTCATCGAGGGCCCGTCCGACGCCAATGACCTCATCGAGTGGGCGGGTCGGGGCCTGGAGCCACCGGTGGCCCTGCTCGCCTGGGACAACACTGACCCTTCGACGGCCTCGTTCTGGCCGATGGCCGTCTTCTCCCCCGAGTGGCAGGCACTGTCCTGGGCTGCGAAGCACGGGGCCGAGGCCCGTTTCATGGATCTGCCAGCGGCCGCTGTCCTGGCCGCCCGGAAGGCCGAGCGGGAACGGGCCCGGACGGAGGGTGACGCCGAGACTGCCGAGCAGCACGTCGAGGAGAAGGTCGACAACGCGGACGGCCCGAGCGACTGGGACACGACTGAGGGCTCTGGGGAAGGCGATACCGGCGATGTCACGGTGGAGGACGCCGGCCGTCCGGTGCGCACCGACCCGATCGGGGAGCTGGCGCGCCTGGTCGGTTACGAGGACCCGGAGGCCTGGTGGGAGGACGTCGTCGAGCTGCGCATGGAGGGCGATCCCTTCAACGCGCTGACCGAGGCGATCGGCCTCCTGCGGGAGGCGTCCCCGGAGACCGATGAGTCCACGCTGCGCCGCGAGGCGCATATGCGCAAGGTCCTACGGGCGGCCCGGAAAGCGGGGCATGAGCGGATCGCCGTCGTCTGCGGGGCCTGGCACGCTCCGGCGCTGGCCGGAAAGCCGCCGAAGGTCGCACAGGACAACGCCCTCCTCAAGGGCATGGCGAAGGCGAGGACCTCACTGACCTGGGTGCCGTGGACACACCGGCGCCTGGCCGGCGGCAGCGGCTACCGCGCCGGGGTGGACTCCCCGGGCTGGTACCACCTGCTCTTCACCGCCCAGGACCGTCCGGTCGTACGCTGGCTGACGCAGGTGGCCGCGTCGTTGCGTCGTCAGGACCTGCCGGTCTCCTCGGCCCACATCATCGAGGCCGCACGGTTGGCGCAAAGCCTCGCCGCGCTGCGTGGGCGCCCGATGGCCGGCCTCGACGAGCTGAACGAGTCGGTCCTATCGGTCATGTGCGAGGGCAGCGCGGTGCGAGCCGCCGCCGCGACCCGCGAGGTCCACATCGGCGAGGCGCTCGGCACCGTGCCCGACGGCGTCCCCATGGTCCCCCTGGACGCGGACCTGCGCTCGACCGCCAGGAGTCTGCGCATGGCACTGGCGGCGACCCCCAAGACGCTCACCCTGGACCTGCGCAAGCCCCGGGACCTGGCCAAGTCCCAGCTGCTGCGACGCCTGGCGATTCTCGGGATCACCTGGGGAAAGCGGCTGCGGGCGGTCTCGAAGGGCACCTTCAAGGAGGTCTGGGAACTCGAGTGGGACCCGGAGATGTCCGTGCAGGTGGTGGAGGCAGCAGCCTTCGGGACCACCGTGGCCTCCGCCGCCGGGCACGCCCTGCTGGCCGCCACCGATTCACTGCCGCAGGTGACCCGGTCGGTGGAGAAGGCTCTGGAGGCCGGTCTGTCCGACGTCGTGCCCGAGCTGCTGCGGATCCTCGACGAGCAGGCCGCACGTGAGATGGACATCGTCCAGCTACTGGGCTCGGTGCCAGCACTGGCCCGTTCCCAACGCTACGGGGACGTGCGCGGCACGGACTCATCCAGCCTGGCGGCGGTGACCCGCGCCGTCCTGGTGCGCGGGTGCGCAGGGTTGCCGGCGGCGGCCGCGAACGTGGACGCTCAGGCGGCCCGCACGCTGCGCACCACAATCGACGAGGTCCAGGGCGTCATCGGTCTCCTGGACGAGCGGGCCGCGGCGCTGTGGAACGGCGCCCTGCGCTCCGCCCTGGCCACCCGCAGCCTCCCCGGCCTGCTGGCCGGGCGCATCACTCGGATGCTCCTGGACGCCGGGGAGCTGGCGCGAGAGGACGCCGCCCTGAGACTGTCCCGAGCGTTGTCGCAGGGCACGCAGCCCGAGGAGCAGGCCGAGTGGATCGAGGGGTTCCTCGCGGGCGACATCCTGCTGCTCAGCTATGACAACAGCCTGCTCGAGGTGCTTGACGAGTGGTTGCGGCGCATCGGGGACCAGGCCTTCGTCGACGTCCTGCCCGCGCTGCGACGGGCCTTCGGCCAGTGGTCGAGCCCCCACAAGACGGATCTGGCCCGGCAGGTCCGCGACCTCGCCTCCTCCGTCGCAGGCGGAGGCGAGCCGGAAGCTCTCAACGACGTCGACGCGGTTCTGGACACGGTGAGCATGATCCTGGGAGGTACCCGATGA
- a CDS encoding IS256 family transposase — translation MTAPHIVDPERLLGEALSQASPDLMRSLLQTVISSLLSAEADAVCGAEYGQASPERRAQRNGYRHRDLDTRVGTIDVAVPKLRTGSYFPDWLLERRKRAESALITVVADAYLAGVSTRRMDKLIGTLGINSLSKSQVSRMAAELDEQVASFRNRPLGDAGPFTFVAADALTMKVREGGRVVSAVVLTATGVNADGHREVLGLRVATTESSAAWNGLLADLVARGLTGVRLVTSDAHTGLVEAIAANLPGATWQRCRTHYAANLMTVVPKSLWPAVKAMLHSVYDQPDAAAVEAQFDRLLDYVHTILPEAADHLDAARADLLAFTAFPVEVWRQIWSNNPQERLNREIRRRTDSVGIFPNRDAIIRLVGAVLAEQTDEWTEGRRYLSLDVLNRSRNLPNAPSLTS, via the coding sequence ATGACCGCTCCTCATATTGTCGACCCTGAGCGCCTTCTTGGCGAGGCTCTTTCTCAGGCCTCCCCAGACCTGATGCGTAGCCTGCTTCAGACGGTGATCAGCTCCTTGCTGAGCGCCGAGGCTGACGCGGTGTGCGGTGCCGAGTACGGTCAGGCCAGCCCCGAGCGCCGGGCTCAGCGCAATGGCTACCGGCACCGGGACCTGGACACCCGGGTCGGCACGATTGACGTGGCTGTCCCCAAACTGCGCACCGGCTCATACTTCCCCGACTGGCTGCTTGAGCGCCGCAAACGGGCGGAGTCGGCGCTGATCACTGTGGTTGCCGACGCCTACCTGGCCGGGGTCTCCACACGGCGCATGGACAAGCTGATAGGTACTTTGGGCATCAATTCGCTGTCGAAGTCACAGGTCTCACGTATGGCGGCCGAGCTCGACGAGCAGGTCGCCTCCTTCCGCAACCGGCCCCTGGGCGATGCAGGCCCATTCACCTTCGTGGCGGCCGACGCCCTGACCATGAAGGTCCGCGAAGGTGGTCGCGTGGTCAGCGCGGTGGTCCTGACCGCTACCGGGGTCAACGCTGACGGACATCGCGAGGTCCTAGGACTGCGGGTAGCCACCACCGAGAGCTCGGCGGCCTGGAACGGGCTGCTCGCCGACCTGGTGGCCCGGGGGCTTACGGGGGTACGGCTTGTCACCTCTGACGCCCACACGGGCCTGGTTGAGGCCATCGCCGCGAACCTGCCCGGAGCGACCTGGCAGCGCTGTCGCACCCACTACGCCGCTAACCTGATGACCGTGGTTCCCAAGAGTCTGTGGCCCGCTGTCAAGGCCATGCTCCACTCGGTCTACGACCAGCCCGACGCAGCAGCCGTCGAGGCTCAGTTCGACCGCCTCCTGGACTACGTCCACACGATCCTGCCCGAGGCTGCCGACCACCTCGACGCCGCACGAGCCGACCTGCTGGCCTTCACTGCCTTCCCTGTCGAAGTATGGAGACAGATCTGGTCCAACAACCCCCAAGAACGCCTCAACAGAGAGATCCGCCGCCGCACCGACTCAGTAGGTATCTTCCCCAACAGAGACGCCATTATCCGCCTGGTTGGCGCCGTCCTGGCAGAGCAGACCGATGAGTGGACCGAAGGACGCCGCTACCTCAGCCTCGACGTCCTCAACCGCAGCCGGAACCTACCCAACGCCCCCTCCCTCACCAGCTAA
- a CDS encoding Mur ligase family protein, whose translation MRSRLTVALGRTARLAARVRGGGQGGTAFPGLIMERTDPGFLERTLGRLPLGVVVVSGTNGKTTTTKMAVQLLRDQGLKVFTNRTGSNFVRGVLASLLTEVDAAGNLDADIAVLELDEAHAVHFVARVRPRACLLLNVMRDQLDRFGEIDYTASLLHSVARATSDVVVLNGDDPRLAAPAFLEGVTARVVSFGTGEDLSSLFLSDDDLRTGQPGPRAQPGDGETPGSRVSLEAINGQRATVRVDGVDHEVDFAIPGVHNLLNACAALGVVLEVLGEDADLPGLLTTLGTVQAAFGRGEVLTLDGRPVQLSLVKNPAGFRMGLLSAASQAQDGEVVVVAINDEYADGRDMSWLWDVDFAALRAGGVAVVTGVRAWDMALRLRYDDVEVADVEPDLRKAVALMRRTAADADRPMRIFTTYTAMLALRSILGEMTDVEEVMS comes from the coding sequence ATGCGTTCTCGTCTCACGGTCGCTCTCGGCCGCACAGCGCGCCTGGCCGCCCGCGTGCGCGGCGGCGGCCAGGGCGGCACCGCCTTCCCCGGCCTCATCATGGAGCGCACCGACCCGGGATTCCTGGAGCGGACCCTTGGCCGCCTGCCTCTCGGCGTCGTCGTCGTCTCGGGCACCAACGGCAAGACGACGACCACCAAGATGGCCGTCCAGCTCCTGCGCGACCAGGGCCTCAAGGTCTTCACCAACCGGACCGGCTCGAACTTCGTGCGCGGCGTGCTCGCCTCCCTGCTCACCGAGGTCGACGCCGCCGGCAACCTGGACGCCGACATCGCGGTCCTCGAGCTCGACGAGGCCCACGCCGTGCACTTCGTGGCCCGCGTCCGCCCCCGCGCCTGCCTCCTGCTCAACGTCATGCGAGACCAGCTCGATCGCTTCGGCGAGATCGACTACACCGCCTCCCTCCTGCACTCCGTGGCCCGGGCCACCAGCGACGTCGTCGTCCTCAACGGCGACGACCCGCGCCTGGCCGCCCCCGCCTTCCTCGAGGGCGTCACCGCCCGCGTCGTCTCCTTCGGCACCGGCGAGGACCTGAGCTCCCTGTTCCTGTCCGACGACGACCTGCGCACCGGCCAGCCCGGCCCCCGGGCGCAGCCCGGCGACGGTGAGACACCCGGCTCACGCGTGAGCCTGGAGGCCATCAACGGCCAGCGCGCCACCGTGCGCGTCGACGGCGTCGACCACGAGGTCGACTTCGCCATCCCCGGCGTCCACAACCTCCTCAACGCCTGCGCCGCCCTCGGGGTGGTCCTGGAGGTCCTGGGCGAGGACGCCGACCTGCCCGGCCTGCTCACCACCCTGGGCACCGTGCAGGCCGCCTTCGGCCGCGGCGAGGTCCTCACCCTGGACGGTCGCCCGGTCCAGCTCTCCCTGGTCAAGAACCCGGCCGGCTTCCGCATGGGCCTGCTCTCGGCGGCCTCCCAGGCGCAGGACGGCGAGGTGGTCGTCGTGGCCATCAATGACGAGTACGCCGACGGCCGGGACATGTCCTGGCTGTGGGACGTCGACTTCGCGGCCCTGCGCGCCGGCGGGGTCGCCGTCGTCACCGGGGTGCGGGCCTGGGACATGGCGCTGCGGCTGCGCTACGACGACGTCGAGGTCGCCGACGTCGAGCCCGACCTGCGCAAGGCCGTGGCCCTCATGCGCCGGACGGCCGCCGACGCCGACCGCCCCATGCGGATCTTCACCACCTACACCGCCATGCTGGCCCTGCGCTCGATCCTGGGCGAGATGACAGACGTTGAGGAGGTCATGTCATGA